One genomic window of Solanum dulcamara chromosome 10, daSolDulc1.2, whole genome shotgun sequence includes the following:
- the LOC129869711 gene encoding cytochrome P450 704C1-like — translation MDILSMNPISIVATFPSLCLSSLIVIVFFVSKLGKKHKGKKRYHPIVDSTTKQLINFHRIHDHMTDLAARYKTYRLESPFRREIYTSDPANIEYILKTNFDNYGKGDYHHEILKDFYGDGMFTVDGEKWKEQRKVSSPEFSKRVIREVNSVIFSKNAVKLANILDESANSKDTVDIQDLLLKSSLDSVFQVAFGIELDSVCGSCEEGANRFIKALDDASEMSLLRYIDLFWKIKKALNIGSEAKLRNSLEIIDEYMYKLIRSKAEQLSQHPEKAENILSRFWHYSSTNPKYLRDILINFMGGGKDTTGTTLSWFILMLCRYPLVQDKLAEEIKEATNTKGSKTISDFAANLKEEAVDKMHYLHAVLSETIRLYPAIPVNAKVCLQDDVFPDGFNVKKGDMVAYPPYAMGRMNYLWGDDAEEFKPERWLDENGSFKQESPFKFTAFQAGPRICIGKEFAYRNMKITAAVLMQFFVFKLSDDLKPVNYKTMLQLHIDGGLHVRAFRRINHY, via the exons ATGGATATTCTATCGATGAATCCAATCTCTATAGTTGCGACATTTCCTTCTCTTTGTCTGTCTTCTCTTATAGTGATAGTTTTCTTCGTGAGCAAACTAGGAAAAAAGCATAAAGGGAAAAAGAGATATCATCCAATTGTTGATTCTACAACGAAGCAGCTGATAAACTTTCATCGTATCCACGATCACATGACCGATCTTGCTGCAAGATACAAGACTTACCGACTTGAGAGCCCATTTCGGAGAGAGATTTACACTTCCGACCCAGCTAACATTGAGTACATTCTAAAGACCAATTTCGACAACTACGGAAAG GGAGATTACCATCATGAGATTCTAAAAGACTTCTATGGTGATGGTATGTTTACTGTGGACGGTGAGAAATGGAAAGAGCAGAGAAAAGTTTCGAGCCCAGAGTTCTCCAAAAGAGTTATAAGGGAAGTTAACAGTGTTATCTTCAGCAAAAATGCAGTGAAGCTTGCTAACATCTTAGATGAATCTGCAAATTCAAAAGATACAGTAGATATTCAA GATTTGCTTCTGAAGTCAAGTTTGGATTCAGTATTTCAAGTTGCATTTGGGATTGAACTTGACAGTGTATGTGGTTCCTGTGAGGAAGGGGCTAACAGATTCATCAAAGCACTTGATGACGCGAGTGAAATGAGTCTTTTACGCTACATTGATCTTTTCTGGAAGATTAAAAAGGCGCTAAATATTGGATCTGAAGCAAAATTGAGGAATAGTCTGGAAATCATAGACGAGTACATGTATAAGCTTATCCGCAGCAAAGCTGAACAGCTTTCACAACATCCA GAGAAAGCAGAAAACATATTGTCAAGGTTCTGGCATTACTCTTCGACGAATCCAAAGTACTTAAGAGATATACTGATAAACTTCATGGGTGGTGGTAAAGACACAACAGGAACGACACTCTCCTGGTTTATTTTAATGCTTTGCAGGTATCCACTTGTGCAGGATAAATTGGCTGAAGAAATCAAAGAAGCAACGAATACGAAAGGCAGTAAAACAATTTCAGATTTTGCTGCTAATCTAAAAGAGGAAGCAGTAGATAAGATGCATTATCTCCATGCCGTGCTTTCCGAGACTATAAGACTTTATCCAGCCATTCCAGTG AATGCCAAAGTATGCCTTCAAGATGATGTATTTCCAGATGGATTTAATGTGAAGAAAGGGGATATGGTGGCGTACCCACCATATGCGATGGGTAGGATGAATTACTTATGGGGTGATGATGCTGAAGAATTCAAGCCAGAGCGATGGCTTGATGAGAATGGCTCCTTCAAGCAAGAAAGCCCCTTCAAATTTACTGCCTTCCAG GCTGGGCCAAGGATATGTATTGGAAAGGAATTTGCATACAGGAACATGAAGATCACTGCTGCAGTTTTAATGCAATTCTTTGTATTCAAGTTGAGTGATGACTTAAAGCCTGTGAACTACAAAACCATGCTCCAGCTTCATATAGATGGAGGGTTACATGTTCGTGCCTTCCGTAGAATCAACCACTACTAG